The following are encoded in a window of Calonectris borealis chromosome 17, bCalBor7.hap1.2, whole genome shotgun sequence genomic DNA:
- the BIRC7 gene encoding baculoviral IAP repeat-containing protein 7, with protein sequence MGDVTPAEEIELRAARCQLFESSMRNEARRLRTFWQWPGTSPVSARDLVKAGFFFVGPRDEVQCFCCGGVLKDWGPGDCPIAEHLKFFPSCKFICGEDVGNQEMLPLQEIFDTVDGQFLSLLQGIDSEETVLPNEPEYPEMVTEEVRLSTFRNWPQYTDMHPEQLARAGFFYTGQGDVVRCFYCDGGVRNWSFGDDPWREHAKWYPGCEFLLRSRGRDFVSSVQESFSSTLLSPRDSWDQTEEDSSASQDPLRNWELQVLPSLDQFTIVQNVLQMGFDPIWVANLVENKYVLTGTSYLSESELISDLLQPDWEESSSAEESRDAVQRETETSSSREEMQSVQQKESDESQMSTEEQLRRLQEERMCKVCMDRDVSVVFVPCGHLVACGECALNLRLCPICRAVIRGSVRTFMS encoded by the exons ATGGGGGACGTGACACCAGCAGAGGAGATTGAGCTCAGGGCTGCTCGCTGCCAGTTGTTTGAATCCAGCATGAGGAATGAAGCAAGAAGACTGAGGACTTTTTGGCAATGGCCAGGCACCTCACCTGTGTCTGCCCGAGATTTGGTCAAGGCTGGCTTTTTCTTTGTGGGTCCAAGAGATGAAGTACAGTGTTTCTGCTGTGGTGGTGTCCTGAAGGATTGGGGACCTGGTGATTGCCCGATAGCAGAGCACCTGAAGTTCTTCCCTTCCTGTAAATTCATTTGCGGTGAGGATGTTGGGAACCAAGAGATGCTTCCTCTTCAGGAGATCTTTGACACTGTGGATGGGCAGTTCCTTAGTCTTTTGCAGGGGATAGACAGTGAGGAGACGGTCCTGCCCAACGAACCAGAATACCCAGAGATGGTAACAGAGGAGGTGAGACTATCTACATTTCGGAACTGGCCGCAATATACTGACATGCATCCTGAGCAACTGGCTAGAGCAGGATTCTTTTACACAG GACAAGGTGATGTAGTGAGGTGTTTTTACTGTGATGGAGGTGTGAGGAATTGGTCGTTTGGAGATGATCCTTGGAGGGAACATGCCAAATGGTATCCGGG GTGTGAATTTTTATTGCGGTCAAGGGGGAGAGATTTTGTTAGCAGTGTTCAGGAGTCCTTTTCTAGCACCCTGCTATCTCCA AGAGATTCCTGGGATCAGACTGAAGAAGATTCCTCTGCTTCCCAAG ATCCTCTGAGGAATTGGGAATTGCAGGTTCTTCCTTCTCTGGATCAGTTTACCATAGTGCAGAATGTCCTGCAGATGGGCTTTGACCCCATCTGGGTGGCTAACCTGGTAGAGAATAAATACGTGCTGACTGGGACTTCCTACCTTTCTGAGTCTGAACTGATTTCTGATCTGCTTCAGCCAGACTGGGAAGAGAGCAGCAgtgcagaggaaagcagag ATGCTGTTCAGAGAGAGACTGAAACATCAAGTTCAAGAGAAGAAATGCAATCTGTGCAACAAAAGGAATCAG atgaGTCTCAGATGAGCACAGAAGAACAGCTCCGACGCCTCCAAGAGGAAAGGATGTGCAAAGTGTGCATGGACAGAGATGTGTCTGTTGTGTTTGTTCCTTGTGGCCACCTGGTAGCTTGTGGAGAATGTGCCCTCAATTTGAGATTGTGTCCTATCTGCAGAGCGGTCATCCGGGGAAGTGTGAGGACTTTCATGTCCTGA